DNA from Rosa rugosa chromosome 6, drRosRugo1.1, whole genome shotgun sequence:
TCTTCTCTTTTGCAGGACTTGGGTGAGAACCAGCTTCCTAATATCGACCAACAACTCGCAAACTCAGCCAACCTTGCTAAGGATGTGGAAGACATCGGTGTACTTGGCCGAGAGGCATTGCTTAACCACCAAATACATGTCCAGGTAAAATATTTCAATCCGGCTTGGTGTTTATCGCCCTCATACTCTAGAAACAACTTGAACCTTTATTGTTTGTGCAGGTACGAGAATCTCGAAGCGGTTCAACCCTGGAGTTGGCTCTTCTCAACCCAACTGAACAAACTCCCTCTATGTTCGGAATGCTTACCTCTCCTCCTACTGAAGGGATACCTCGAAATGATCAAGCTATCGTTTGAGCCTCATCGTCGGCTGAGCCTGTGGTGAGTGACTCAAAAACTTCAGGTTTAGTTCGCCCTAGCTGAATTAAATCAATCTCGTGTTTTTTCTTTCTAGGAACAAACAACAGGTGATCTTGGTTTGGAGTTACTTCAGTTTCTCAATACGCTAGACAACAACGTGAGCCCGGTAGAGGAAAAGCTTGAGACAAATGAAACCAAGAAGGCACTTGAATCAGTCAGACAGTTTTTGGGTTGTGATACGAGAGCAGTAACCGAGACTAGTTTCCTCACCTTCAAGGAGGTGGTTGAAGTACTT
Protein-coding regions in this window:
- the LOC133717778 gene encoding uncharacterized protein LOC133717778, which translates into the protein MVSEDIIFEGDMDNSQNALAENHIMSGAEDAAETSDASTNNTGSADSEGSLDEAQSENFEHEGDGRIDHSLPPPESSMVEIDMDDLGENQLPNIDQQLANSANLAKDVEDIGVLGREALLNHQIHVQVKYFNPAWCLSPSYSRNNLNLYCLCRYENLEAVQPWSWLFSTQLNKLPLCSECLPLLLLKGYLEMIKLSFEPHRRLSLWNKQQVILVWSYFSFSIR